A genomic segment from Deltaproteobacteria bacterium encodes:
- a CDS encoding signal peptidase I translates to MDNDYAAHSSGGGIGAIIFLVIELAIVAVVVAGMWKTFVKAGHPGWACLVPIYNLVIILKIANRPIWWIVLYLIPLVSIIAVIIVSIDVAKAFGKGAGFGIGLALLAPIFYPMLGFGDAQYVGNGGGAAAAA, encoded by the coding sequence ATGGATAACGATTACGCAGCACACTCGTCGGGTGGCGGCATTGGCGCCATCATCTTCCTCGTCATCGAGCTGGCCATCGTTGCTGTCGTCGTGGCCGGCATGTGGAAGACGTTCGTCAAGGCCGGTCACCCGGGCTGGGCGTGCCTCGTCCCCATCTACAACCTGGTGATCATCCTGAAGATCGCGAACCGCCCGATCTGGTGGATCGTGCTCTACCTCATCCCGCTGGTGAGCATCATCGCGGTGATCATCGTCTCCATCGACGTGGCGAAGGCGTTCGGGAAGGGTGCAGGGTTCGGCATTGGCCTGGCGCTGCTCGCGCCGATCTTCTACCCGATGCTCGGCTTCGGCGACGCGCAGTACGTGGGCAACGGCGGCGGCGCTGCGGCCGCGGCCTAA
- a CDS encoding amidohydrolase family protein, which translates to MNALLAIVLVAAPPPVKSIVLRHATVMPASKPTIPDGAVVITNGKIAAVGPSASVPAPAGAEELDVHGAYVTPGIIDVHSHLGVYASPSSVASDDGNEATNPVTSDVSAESSFWPQDPGLRRAVAGGVTSALILPGSANLIGGRGFPIKMRFATTASGWRFPNAKDGLKMACGENPKRTYGKKSGPSTRMGNVAGYRTAFAQAKDYAAKWDEWREKQKKDAKTAGAPPPRDLKMETLADVMAGKILVDVHCYRADDMDDMLHVADEFGFQVRAFHHALEAYKIRAELAKRGVAVATWADWWGFKLEAYDGIQQNAGLVAQAGGRVAIHSDSAIGGQRLNQEAAKAMFRAREAGIQISEDDALKWLTVNPAWILGVDDQTGSLDVGKMGDVVVWDRDPFSSYARATRTYVDGELVYDSEHGPANTSDFELGSFEQQGALLTAKPSRVPELPRCDGNATACAKPLDAPDSKCIAIQNATLLIDGEAHANGQVIVEGQKISRVDLTPKPPPAGCTSVDASGRVLAPGFIDPWSALGLAEITLEESSVDVGPKGDAAKEPVHAALEAASSIDPHSTLFPVARGGGITSAIVAPDALLMEDGSPALIAGRGAWVSTDGSITKNDAALMIRLGQGARDSLGMPRGAALDRLRAVFEDARFVQKHRADIDANKSRTLAAPLRELLALQPALEGKQVVLLYADRASDILGALALAKEFKLKLVLAGGAEAWEVASELQAANVPVIVDPTANLPSSFEQRGSRSDAAAMLHAAGVKVLIGTGTDPHFARGAAQLAGNAVAWGLPHAAAVQALTKNIADAFGLPAGKLAAGARADLVLWSGDPLDVSSRPVAMWLAGKPASLTSRQDALLHKYAGK; encoded by the coding sequence GACGTGCACGGCGCGTATGTCACGCCGGGCATCATCGACGTGCATTCGCACCTGGGCGTGTACGCATCGCCCTCCAGCGTGGCCAGCGACGACGGAAATGAAGCCACGAACCCCGTCACGAGCGATGTCAGCGCCGAGAGCTCGTTCTGGCCGCAGGATCCGGGATTGCGTCGCGCGGTCGCGGGCGGTGTAACCAGCGCGTTAATACTTCCCGGCTCGGCGAACCTCATCGGCGGCCGCGGCTTCCCCATCAAGATGCGCTTCGCGACCACGGCGAGCGGCTGGCGATTCCCGAACGCAAAAGACGGCCTGAAGATGGCCTGCGGCGAGAACCCCAAGCGCACCTACGGCAAGAAGAGTGGCCCGAGCACGCGCATGGGCAACGTGGCCGGCTATCGCACCGCGTTCGCGCAAGCCAAGGACTACGCGGCCAAGTGGGACGAGTGGCGCGAGAAGCAAAAGAAGGACGCGAAGACGGCCGGCGCGCCGCCGCCCCGCGACTTGAAGATGGAGACGCTGGCCGATGTGATGGCCGGCAAGATCCTCGTCGACGTGCACTGCTATCGCGCCGACGACATGGACGACATGCTCCACGTCGCCGACGAGTTCGGCTTCCAGGTGCGCGCGTTCCACCACGCGCTCGAGGCGTACAAGATTCGCGCGGAGCTCGCGAAGCGCGGCGTGGCCGTGGCGACGTGGGCCGACTGGTGGGGCTTCAAGCTCGAGGCCTACGACGGCATCCAGCAAAACGCAGGGCTCGTGGCGCAGGCTGGCGGACGCGTCGCGATTCACAGCGACTCGGCGATCGGCGGCCAGCGGCTCAATCAAGAAGCGGCGAAGGCCATGTTCCGCGCACGCGAGGCCGGAATTCAGATCAGCGAAGACGACGCGCTCAAGTGGCTGACCGTGAACCCCGCGTGGATCCTCGGCGTGGACGATCAGACCGGCTCGCTCGACGTCGGCAAGATGGGCGACGTCGTGGTGTGGGATCGTGATCCGTTCTCGAGCTACGCGCGCGCCACGCGCACCTACGTCGACGGCGAGCTCGTCTACGACAGCGAGCACGGCCCCGCGAACACGAGCGACTTCGAGCTCGGCTCGTTCGAACAGCAGGGTGCGCTGCTCACCGCGAAGCCTTCGAGGGTGCCCGAGCTCCCGCGCTGCGATGGCAACGCCACCGCATGTGCCAAGCCGCTCGACGCGCCGGATTCGAAGTGCATCGCCATCCAGAACGCCACGCTGCTCATCGACGGCGAGGCGCACGCGAACGGCCAGGTGATCGTCGAAGGCCAGAAGATCTCGCGCGTGGATCTCACGCCGAAGCCGCCGCCTGCGGGCTGCACCAGCGTCGACGCGAGTGGCCGCGTGCTCGCGCCCGGCTTCATCGATCCCTGGAGCGCGCTCGGGTTGGCAGAGATCACGCTCGAGGAGAGCAGCGTCGACGTGGGCCCCAAGGGCGACGCGGCGAAAGAGCCGGTGCACGCGGCGCTCGAGGCAGCGTCGAGCATCGATCCGCACTCGACGCTGTTTCCCGTGGCGCGCGGCGGCGGAATCACCAGCGCCATCGTCGCGCCCGACGCGCTCTTGATGGAGGACGGCAGCCCAGCGCTCATCGCCGGCCGCGGCGCCTGGGTCTCGACCGACGGCAGCATCACCAAGAACGACGCAGCGCTCATGATTCGCCTTGGCCAGGGCGCGCGCGATTCGCTGGGGATGCCGCGTGGCGCCGCGCTCGATCGGCTGCGCGCCGTCTTCGAGGACGCGCGCTTCGTGCAGAAGCACCGCGCCGACATCGACGCCAACAAGAGCCGCACGCTCGCTGCGCCGCTTCGCGAGTTGCTCGCGTTGCAGCCCGCGCTCGAGGGCAAGCAGGTCGTCTTGCTCTATGCAGATCGTGCGAGCGACATCCTCGGCGCGCTCGCACTGGCGAAAGAGTTCAAGCTCAAGCTGGTGCTCGCCGGTGGCGCCGAGGCGTGGGAGGTGGCGAGCGAGCTGCAGGCCGCGAATGTGCCGGTGATCGTCGACCCAACTGCGAACCTGCCCTCGAGCTTCGAGCAGCGCGGGAGCCGCAGCGACGCGGCCGCGATGCTCCATGCCGCGGGTGTGAAGGTGCTCATCGGAACCGGGACGGATCCGCACTTCGCGCGCGGCGCGGCGCAGCTTGCGGGCAACGCCGTCGCTTGGGGCTTGCCGCACGCGGCCGCGGTTCAGGCGCTCACCAAGAACATTGCCGACGCGTTCGGGCTGCCCGCGGGCAAGCTCGCCGCGGGCGCGCGCGCGGATCTCGTGCTCTGGAGCGGCGATCCGCTGGACGTCTCCAGTCGCCCGGTGGCCATGTGGCTCGCCGGAAAGCCCGCGTCGCTGACCTCGCGGCAAGACGCGCTGCTGCACAAGTACGCGGGCAAATAA